In one window of Burkholderia sp. NRF60-BP8 DNA:
- a CDS encoding drug:proton antiporter, with amino-acid sequence MNAPRPLQRIAVLVSVGRHPVSGVARYSRNDAAALETGRQLADKHRATLDVIHAGDPANAALADYLALGAREVEVLACRDGDDAVHALAARVDGYDLVLTGTRAEGAYDTGMLPYRVAAALGYPLVGSAVDVTVEGGRAAVRQFLPKGLRRRVDAALPAVVAVHPLAGVEPRYAYARLRAGAIRPALAAPGADADAAAWTVGPVERKPVKLVAAEKRSGHARMLSATTTESRGGNVVNEGSSVEKAQVILAYLREHQLIDY; translated from the coding sequence ATGAACGCCCCTCGCCCCTTGCAACGCATCGCGGTGCTCGTGTCCGTCGGCCGGCACCCGGTCAGCGGCGTCGCGCGCTACAGCCGCAACGATGCGGCCGCGCTCGAAACCGGCCGCCAGCTCGCGGACAAGCATCGCGCGACGCTCGACGTGATCCATGCAGGCGACCCCGCGAATGCGGCGCTTGCCGACTATCTGGCGCTCGGTGCGCGGGAGGTCGAAGTGCTGGCCTGCCGCGACGGCGACGACGCCGTGCACGCACTCGCCGCGCGTGTCGACGGCTACGACCTCGTGCTGACCGGCACGCGCGCCGAGGGCGCGTACGACACCGGGATGCTGCCGTACCGTGTCGCCGCGGCGCTCGGCTATCCGCTCGTCGGCTCGGCCGTCGACGTGACGGTCGAAGGCGGTCGCGCGGCGGTTCGGCAATTTTTGCCGAAAGGGCTGCGGCGGCGTGTCGACGCGGCGCTGCCGGCCGTCGTCGCCGTGCATCCGCTCGCCGGCGTCGAGCCGCGCTATGCGTATGCGCGGCTGCGCGCCGGCGCGATTCGGCCCGCGCTCGCGGCGCCCGGTGCGGACGCCGACGCGGCCGCGTGGACGGTCGGCCCGGTCGAGCGTAAGCCCGTCAAGCTGGTCGCCGCCGAGAAGCGCTCCGGGCATGCCCGGATGCTGTCCGCGACGACGACCGAAAGCCGCGGCGGCAACGTCGTAAATGAAGGGAGTTCGGTCGAAAAAGCACAAGTGATCCTCGCGTATTTGCGCGAGCATCAGCTCATCGACTACTGA
- a CDS encoding electron transfer flavoprotein subunit alpha/FixB family protein, translated as MNTIKRIDPRRPFVITAAGLKRITLGEEGSADANAAQWSAHGRGAAAAKPRRALQDPKHVMLVVAHSERGALDDHSRQAIAAAAVLADAQTEVALLAFGELKDDVAELGVDKLLELAGFERRAFDPESELQALQACVAALAPKHVFVPDNATGDGDLGRRYAAAAGASVATHVVEIDAKHVGAYAQAGRAFATRALPDVILLAQNAVEAKLPFVGAGERVAADFIRPARDAAQPYRDLGLDEIDAAQVALEEADFIVSAGNGVSDIGAFERLAGVFGAAIGASRVAVDNGHFTRDKQVGATGKTVEASVYIAFGISGAVQHLQGIKDCRHVIAVNLDGSAPIAKRANLTVVGDAQATIAALIEQVQAARAARGESPAAVGTREPEGVAA; from the coding sequence ATGAATACGATCAAACGAATCGATCCGCGCCGGCCGTTCGTCATCACGGCCGCCGGCCTGAAGCGCATCACGCTCGGCGAGGAAGGCAGCGCCGATGCGAACGCCGCGCAGTGGTCCGCGCACGGTCGTGGCGCCGCGGCCGCGAAGCCGCGCCGCGCGCTGCAGGACCCGAAGCACGTGATGCTGGTGGTCGCGCATAGCGAACGCGGCGCGCTCGACGACCATTCGCGGCAGGCGATCGCCGCCGCGGCCGTGCTCGCCGATGCGCAAACCGAAGTCGCGCTGCTCGCGTTCGGCGAACTGAAGGACGACGTGGCCGAACTCGGCGTCGACAAGCTGCTCGAGCTGGCCGGCTTCGAACGCCGCGCGTTCGATCCCGAAAGCGAATTGCAAGCATTGCAGGCCTGCGTGGCCGCGCTCGCGCCGAAACACGTGTTCGTGCCCGACAACGCGACGGGCGACGGCGATCTCGGCCGGCGTTACGCGGCGGCCGCCGGTGCGAGCGTCGCGACTCACGTCGTCGAAATCGACGCGAAGCATGTCGGCGCGTATGCCCAGGCGGGACGTGCGTTTGCCACCCGCGCGCTGCCCGACGTGATCCTGCTCGCGCAGAACGCGGTCGAAGCGAAGCTGCCGTTCGTCGGCGCGGGCGAACGCGTCGCCGCCGATTTCATCCGCCCGGCGCGCGATGCCGCGCAGCCGTATCGCGATCTCGGTCTCGACGAAATCGACGCGGCCCAGGTCGCGCTCGAGGAAGCCGATTTCATCGTGTCGGCCGGCAACGGCGTGTCCGACATCGGCGCGTTCGAGCGGCTGGCCGGCGTGTTCGGCGCGGCGATCGGCGCGAGCCGCGTCGCGGTTGACAACGGCCACTTCACGCGCGACAAGCAGGTCGGCGCGACCGGCAAGACGGTCGAGGCGAGCGTGTACATCGCGTTCGGCATCTCCGGCGCGGTGCAGCACCTGCAGGGGATCAAGGACTGCCGCCACGTGATCGCGGTGAACCTCGACGGCAGCGCGCCGATCGCGAAGCGCGCGAACCTGACGGTGGTCGGCGACGCGCAGGCGACGATCGCCGCGCTGATCGAACAGGTCCAGGCCGCGCGGGCCGCGCGCGGCGAATCGCCGGCCGCGGTCGGTACCCGTGAACCCGAAGGAGTCGCCGCATGA
- a CDS encoding hybrid-cluster NAD(P)-dependent oxidoreductase codes for MMRDAANFEPADSRVTHPAFWNALPERWTSDVEETLVCCHVRQETHDVKSFFFRSPQGRTFSFEPGQFITLELDIDGETINRCYTISSSPARPHTISITVKRVPGGKVSNWLHDNLQPGASVRVLGPAGEFTCARHPARKYLFLSAGSGITPLMSMSRAHHDLAEDRDILFVHSARTPDDIIFARELDLIASNHTNFRTSFVVERVGARTNWPGVTGFLTLPLLKLIAPDFMEREIFTCGPAPYMKAVRDLLDEAGFDRKQYHEESFSFETLAQTASDELLADLAPPVEGGDAGTKQYTVSFAKSNREISCGSEQHVLDAARQSGVRLPASCTQGMCGTCKVKLVSGQVDMKHNGGIRQREIDQGMVLLCCSKPLSDLVIDK; via the coding sequence ATGATGCGAGATGCGGCCAATTTCGAGCCGGCGGACAGCCGGGTGACGCACCCGGCCTTCTGGAACGCGCTGCCCGAGCGCTGGACGAGCGACGTCGAGGAAACGCTGGTGTGCTGCCACGTGCGGCAGGAAACCCACGACGTGAAGAGCTTCTTCTTCCGTTCGCCGCAGGGCCGCACGTTCTCGTTCGAGCCCGGGCAGTTCATCACGCTCGAGCTCGACATCGACGGCGAGACGATCAACCGCTGCTACACGATTTCGTCGTCGCCGGCGCGGCCGCACACGATCTCGATCACGGTGAAGCGCGTGCCGGGCGGCAAGGTGTCGAACTGGCTGCACGACAACCTGCAGCCGGGCGCGTCGGTGCGCGTGCTCGGCCCGGCCGGCGAATTCACGTGCGCGCGGCATCCGGCGCGCAAGTACCTGTTCCTGTCGGCCGGCTCGGGCATCACGCCGCTGATGTCGATGAGCCGCGCGCACCATGATCTCGCGGAAGATCGCGACATCCTGTTCGTGCACAGTGCACGCACGCCGGACGACATCATCTTCGCGCGCGAGCTCGATCTGATCGCGTCGAACCACACGAATTTCCGCACGTCGTTCGTCGTCGAGCGCGTCGGCGCGCGCACCAACTGGCCGGGCGTCACGGGCTTCCTGACGCTGCCGCTGCTGAAGCTGATCGCGCCGGATTTCATGGAACGCGAGATCTTCACGTGCGGCCCCGCGCCCTACATGAAGGCCGTGCGCGACCTGCTCGACGAAGCCGGCTTCGATCGCAAGCAATATCACGAGGAAAGCTTCTCGTTCGAGACGCTCGCGCAGACGGCGAGCGACGAGCTGCTCGCCGATCTCGCGCCGCCGGTCGAAGGCGGCGACGCCGGCACGAAGCAGTACACGGTCAGCTTCGCGAAGAGCAACCGCGAGATCTCGTGCGGCTCGGAGCAGCACGTGCTCGACGCGGCGCGCCAGTCGGGCGTGCGGCTGCCGGCATCGTGCACGCAGGGCATGTGCGGCACCTGCAAGGTGAAGCTGGTGTCGGGGCAGGTCGACATGAAGCACAACGGCGGCATCCGCCAGCGCGAGATCGATCAGGGGATGGTGCTGCTGTGCTGCAGCAAGCCGCTGTCGGATCTCGTGATCGACAAGTAG
- a CDS encoding (Fe-S)-binding protein: MNPSFLITALLWLSVAGLAFAVAKRSSYWRLGRATAPGAFGVANLFAIPKRYFVDLHHVVARDPYIAKTHVATAGGAIGALALVFVNYGLAIYSPWLDKLIFLAALAMLVGAVFVWRRRAAKDVPARLSRGPWNTLPWLLGSFALGLVLFMLVPTGAMSGAFAVLCALLIGIGAFTMTIGAAKGGPMKHAIAGLLHLAFHPRQERFAATRESFTGNGTATPPTALKLPDIEHQEYGVAKPVEFRWNQLLSFDACVQCGKCEAACPAFASGQPLNPKKLIQDLVVGMAGGTDAAYAGSPSPGIPVGQHRGEPNGPIVSGLIEEQTLWSCTTCRACVQECPMLIEHVDAIVDMRRNRTLVHGAVPGKGQEVLANLRETGTMGGYDTAARYDWSVDLSAPVAQPGKPVDVLFVAGEGAFDMRYQRTLRAFVKVLNKAGVDYAVLGPTETDTGDVARRLGDEATFQQMAKRLIGTLGTLSYKQIVTADPHVMHSLRNEYRALGLRVTVKHHTTYLAELADSGKIAPKAVEALQEKRTTYHDPCYLGRYNGETEAPRKLLKTIGIQVVEMERNGMRGRCCGGGGGAPLTDIPGKQRIPDIRIADARTIGADVVAVACPNCTAMLEGVVGPRPDVLDVAELVAASLE, encoded by the coding sequence ATGAACCCGTCCTTCCTCATTACCGCCCTGTTGTGGCTGTCGGTGGCGGGGCTCGCGTTCGCGGTCGCGAAGCGCTCGTCATACTGGCGTCTGGGCCGCGCCACGGCGCCGGGCGCGTTCGGCGTCGCGAACCTGTTCGCGATTCCGAAGCGTTATTTCGTCGACCTGCACCACGTGGTCGCCCGCGATCCGTACATCGCGAAGACCCACGTCGCGACCGCCGGCGGCGCGATCGGCGCGCTCGCGCTGGTGTTCGTCAACTACGGCCTCGCGATCTACTCGCCGTGGCTCGACAAGCTGATCTTCCTCGCGGCGCTCGCGATGCTGGTCGGCGCGGTGTTCGTGTGGCGTCGACGCGCGGCGAAGGACGTGCCGGCGCGCCTGTCGCGCGGCCCGTGGAATACGCTGCCCTGGCTGCTCGGTTCGTTCGCGCTCGGCCTCGTGCTGTTCATGCTGGTGCCGACCGGCGCGATGTCGGGGGCGTTCGCGGTGCTCTGCGCGCTGCTGATCGGCATCGGCGCGTTCACGATGACGATCGGTGCTGCGAAGGGCGGCCCGATGAAGCATGCGATCGCCGGCCTGCTGCACCTCGCGTTCCACCCGCGCCAGGAGCGTTTCGCCGCGACGCGCGAATCGTTCACCGGCAACGGCACGGCCACGCCGCCGACCGCGCTGAAGCTGCCGGACATCGAGCATCAGGAGTACGGCGTCGCGAAGCCGGTCGAATTCCGCTGGAACCAGCTGCTGAGCTTCGACGCCTGCGTGCAGTGCGGCAAGTGCGAAGCCGCGTGCCCCGCGTTCGCGTCGGGCCAGCCGCTCAATCCGAAGAAGCTGATCCAGGATCTCGTGGTCGGGATGGCCGGCGGCACCGATGCGGCGTACGCGGGCAGCCCGTCGCCGGGCATCCCGGTCGGCCAGCATCGCGGCGAGCCGAACGGCCCGATCGTGTCGGGCCTGATCGAGGAGCAGACGCTGTGGTCGTGCACGACCTGCCGCGCATGCGTGCAGGAGTGCCCGATGCTGATCGAGCACGTCGACGCGATCGTCGACATGCGCCGCAACCGCACGCTCGTGCACGGCGCGGTGCCGGGCAAGGGCCAGGAAGTGCTCGCGAACCTGCGCGAGACGGGCACGATGGGCGGCTACGACACCGCCGCACGTTACGACTGGTCGGTGGACCTGAGTGCGCCCGTCGCGCAACCCGGCAAGCCGGTCGACGTGCTGTTCGTCGCGGGCGAAGGCGCGTTCGACATGCGCTATCAGCGTACGCTGCGCGCGTTCGTGAAGGTGCTGAACAAGGCGGGCGTCGACTACGCCGTGCTCGGCCCGACCGAGACCGACACGGGCGACGTCGCCCGCCGGCTCGGCGACGAAGCGACGTTCCAGCAGATGGCGAAGCGCCTGATCGGCACGCTCGGCACGCTGTCGTACAAGCAGATCGTGACGGCCGACCCGCACGTGATGCACAGCCTGCGCAACGAATACCGTGCGCTCGGGCTGCGCGTGACGGTCAAGCATCACACGACCTATCTGGCCGAACTGGCCGACAGCGGCAAGATCGCGCCGAAGGCCGTCGAGGCGCTGCAGGAGAAACGCACGACCTATCACGACCCGTGCTACCTCGGCCGCTACAACGGCGAGACCGAAGCGCCGCGCAAGCTGCTGAAGACGATCGGCATCCAGGTCGTCGAGATGGAGCGCAACGGCATGCGCGGCCGCTGCTGCGGCGGTGGCGGCGGAGCGCCGCTGACCGACATCCCGGGCAAGCAGCGCATCCCGGACATCCGCATCGCCGACGCGCGCACGATCGGCGCGGACGTGGTCGCGGTCGCGTGCCCGAACTGCACGGCCATGCTCGAAGGCGTCGTGGGCCCGCGCCCCGACGTGCTCGACGTCGCCGAACTCGTCGCCGCCTCGCTGGAGTGA
- a CDS encoding aromatic ring-hydroxylating oxygenase subunit alpha, which produces MKVSADIRALIERRKEGHSLDAPFYTSEDIFALDMEAIFRQHWIQVAIEPDIPEPGDYVTVQLGSDSILIVRDDDMAIRAFHNVCRHRGARLCNEDKGSVGNIVCPYHSWTYNLTGQLMFAEHMGEKFDRCKHSLKSVHVENLAGLIFICLADEPPVDFAQMRAEMEPYLLPHDLPNTKIAAQIDIIEEGNWKLTMENNRECYHCVANHPELTISLYEYGFGYQRSDANAEGMDAFAETCVRRGKEWAEMGLPSAEIEKLLDVTGFRTQRLPLDRDGESQTLDAKVASKKLLGGFDRADLGGLSFWTQPNSWHHFMSDHIVTFSVIPLSAGKTLVRTKWLVHKDAKEGIDYDVKNLTAVWNATNDQDRALVEFSQRGANSSAYEPGPYSPYTEGLVEKFSAWYIGRLAEKTGA; this is translated from the coding sequence ATGAAAGTATCGGCAGACATTCGTGCATTGATCGAGCGGCGCAAGGAAGGGCACAGCCTCGACGCACCGTTCTACACGAGCGAGGACATCTTCGCGCTCGACATGGAGGCGATTTTCCGCCAGCACTGGATCCAGGTGGCGATCGAACCGGACATTCCCGAGCCGGGCGATTACGTGACCGTGCAGTTGGGCAGCGATTCGATCCTGATCGTGCGCGACGACGACATGGCGATCCGCGCGTTCCACAACGTGTGCCGTCACCGCGGCGCGCGCCTGTGCAACGAGGACAAAGGCTCGGTCGGCAACATCGTGTGCCCGTACCACAGCTGGACCTACAACCTGACGGGCCAACTGATGTTCGCCGAGCACATGGGCGAGAAGTTCGACCGGTGCAAGCACAGCCTGAAGTCGGTGCACGTCGAGAACCTCGCGGGCCTGATCTTCATCTGCCTCGCCGACGAGCCGCCGGTCGATTTCGCGCAGATGCGGGCCGAGATGGAGCCGTACCTGCTGCCGCACGATCTGCCGAACACGAAGATCGCCGCGCAGATCGACATCATCGAGGAAGGCAACTGGAAGCTCACGATGGAGAACAACCGCGAGTGCTATCACTGCGTCGCGAACCATCCGGAGCTGACGATCTCGCTGTACGAATACGGCTTCGGCTACCAGCGCTCCGACGCGAACGCCGAAGGCATGGACGCATTCGCCGAAACCTGCGTGCGGCGCGGCAAGGAGTGGGCCGAGATGGGCCTGCCGTCCGCCGAAATCGAAAAGCTGCTCGACGTGACGGGTTTCCGCACGCAACGCCTGCCGCTGGACCGCGACGGCGAATCGCAGACGCTCGACGCGAAGGTCGCGTCGAAGAAGTTGCTCGGCGGTTTCGACAGGGCCGATCTCGGCGGGCTGTCGTTCTGGACCCAGCCGAATTCGTGGCACCACTTCATGAGCGATCACATCGTGACGTTCTCGGTGATTCCGCTGTCGGCCGGCAAGACGCTCGTGCGCACGAAGTGGCTCGTGCACAAGGACGCGAAGGAAGGCATCGACTACGACGTGAAGAACCTCACGGCCGTGTGGAACGCGACCAACGACCAGGATCGCGCGCTCGTCGAATTCTCGCAGCGCGGCGCGAACAGCAGCGCGTACGAGCCGGGCCCGTATTCGCCGTACACGGAAGGTCTCGTCGAAAAATTCTCGGCCTGGTACATCGGCCGGCTCGCCGAAAAAACCGGCGCGTAG
- a CDS encoding choline sulfate utilization transcriptional regulator yields the protein MSKSEPLPSMQALRAFESAARLASFTAAARELGSTQPAVSQQVYQLEAELGVPLFERSPRGVTLTADGQCLYEAVRLSLDTLRGATATLRARREHGALTIVTDFGFATYWLMPRLAGLKRVMPDVDVRVVTSQDYDAQRDHGDIAILFGDGHWPSCTAARLFPESVTPVCSPAFRDAHPGVARPEHLLALPLLHVQPTRPERWLSWSGWFDAHGLEPPPAARGVTFNSYALVIHAALLGEGVALGWSPLVDELVAAGQLVKLVDAPVVTPRGYFLVRPPQRPEPDATHVFRRWLLDACAAA from the coding sequence ATGTCGAAATCCGAACCGTTACCGTCGATGCAGGCGCTGCGCGCGTTCGAATCGGCCGCCCGGCTCGCGAGCTTCACGGCCGCCGCGCGCGAGCTCGGCTCGACGCAGCCGGCCGTGAGCCAGCAGGTGTATCAGCTCGAAGCCGAACTCGGCGTACCGCTGTTCGAACGCAGCCCGCGCGGCGTCACGCTGACGGCCGACGGCCAGTGCCTGTACGAAGCCGTGCGGCTCAGCCTCGACACGCTGCGCGGCGCGACCGCGACGCTGCGCGCGCGCCGCGAGCACGGCGCGCTCACGATCGTCACCGATTTCGGCTTCGCGACCTACTGGCTGATGCCGCGCCTGGCCGGGCTCAAGCGCGTGATGCCGGACGTCGACGTGCGCGTCGTCACGTCGCAGGACTACGACGCCCAGCGCGACCACGGCGACATCGCGATCCTGTTCGGCGACGGCCACTGGCCGTCGTGCACGGCCGCGCGGCTGTTTCCGGAATCCGTCACGCCCGTCTGCTCGCCCGCGTTCCGCGACGCGCACCCGGGCGTCGCGCGGCCCGAGCACCTGCTCGCGCTGCCGCTGCTGCACGTGCAGCCGACGCGCCCCGAGCGCTGGCTGTCGTGGTCGGGCTGGTTCGACGCGCACGGGCTCGAACCGCCACCCGCCGCCCGCGGCGTGACCTTCAACAGCTATGCGCTCGTGATCCATGCGGCGCTGCTCGGCGAAGGCGTCGCGCTCGGCTGGTCGCCGCTCGTCGACGAGCTCGTCGCGGCCGGCCAGCTCGTGAAGCTGGTCGACGCGCCCGTCGTCACGCCGCGCGGCTACTTCCTGGTGCGCCCGCCGCAGCGGCCCGAGCCGGATGCGACCCACGTGTTCCGGCGCTGGCTGCTCGACGCATGCGCGGCGGCCTGA
- a CDS encoding glycine betaine ABC transporter substrate-binding protein produces MKLFGKLLWTGTLSAMVALSASALADTKPTLKIGYVEGWDDSVATSNVAARVIEKKLGYEVKLVPVAAGIMWQGVARGDLDATLSAWLPVTHGSYWDEYKAKVVDLGANFPDAKIGLIVPAYVKAKSIDDLNAEKGSFGGRIVGIDAGAGVMRKTDDAIKSYGLNYTLMPSSGSAMTAELSRSVNANKPVIVTGWAPHWMFAKWKLRFLEDPKKVFGGAEHVDSVVNPGLETKAKPVVAFLKKFQWKPGEIDSVMLAIQNGSKPEAAADAWIAAHADRVNSWTEGAQ; encoded by the coding sequence ATGAAGCTGTTCGGAAAACTGTTGTGGACCGGCACCCTGTCGGCGATGGTGGCATTGAGCGCATCGGCGCTCGCCGATACGAAGCCGACGCTGAAAATCGGCTACGTCGAAGGCTGGGACGACAGCGTCGCGACGTCGAACGTCGCGGCCCGCGTCATCGAGAAGAAGCTCGGCTACGAGGTGAAGCTCGTGCCGGTGGCGGCCGGGATCATGTGGCAGGGCGTCGCGCGCGGCGATCTCGATGCGACGCTGTCCGCGTGGCTGCCGGTCACGCACGGCTCGTACTGGGACGAGTACAAGGCCAAGGTCGTCGACCTCGGCGCGAATTTTCCCGATGCGAAGATCGGCCTGATCGTGCCCGCGTACGTGAAGGCGAAGAGCATCGACGACCTCAATGCGGAGAAGGGCAGCTTCGGCGGCCGGATCGTCGGCATCGATGCGGGCGCCGGCGTGATGCGCAAGACCGACGACGCGATCAAGAGCTACGGGCTGAACTACACGCTGATGCCGAGCTCGGGCAGCGCGATGACGGCCGAGCTGTCGCGTTCGGTCAATGCGAACAAGCCGGTCATCGTGACGGGCTGGGCGCCGCACTGGATGTTCGCGAAGTGGAAGCTGCGCTTCCTCGAGGATCCGAAGAAGGTGTTCGGCGGCGCCGAGCACGTCGACAGCGTCGTGAATCCGGGACTCGAAACCAAGGCGAAGCCGGTCGTCGCGTTCCTGAAGAAATTCCAGTGGAAGCCGGGTGAAATCGACAGCGTGATGCTCGCGATCCAGAACGGCTCGAAGCCGGAAGCGGCCGCGGATGCGTGGATTGCGGCGCATGCCGACCGCGTGAATTCGTGGACGGAAGGCGCACAGTAA
- the purU gene encoding formyltetrahydrofolate deformylase: MTAEHRPDQFVLTLSCPSAAGQVAAVVGFLDRHRCYVDALNVFDDDLSNRFFVRCVFHPTDETLQIDALRQEFAPIAAGLGGHDGDIQWAIHDVNARPKVLIMVSKLEHCLADLLFRWRMGELKMDIVGIVSNHPDFEPLAAQHGLPFRHFPITAETKAQQEAQWLDFFESSGAELVILARYMQVLSQETSAKLANRAINIHHSFLPGFKGAKPYHQAHARGVKLIGATAHFVTDDLDEGPIIEQVVERVDHALRPEQLLAVGRDVESLTLARAVKAFIERRVFLNGDRTVVFS, translated from the coding sequence ATGACCGCCGAGCACCGCCCCGATCAATTCGTCCTGACACTGTCGTGCCCGAGCGCGGCCGGCCAGGTCGCCGCCGTCGTCGGCTTTCTCGACCGCCATCGCTGCTACGTCGATGCGCTGAACGTGTTCGACGACGATCTCAGCAATCGCTTCTTCGTGCGCTGCGTCTTTCATCCGACGGATGAGACGCTGCAGATCGACGCACTGCGTCAGGAATTCGCGCCGATCGCGGCCGGACTCGGCGGCCACGACGGCGACATCCAGTGGGCGATCCACGACGTCAACGCGCGGCCGAAGGTGCTGATCATGGTGTCGAAGCTCGAGCACTGCCTCGCGGATCTGCTGTTCCGCTGGCGGATGGGCGAGCTGAAGATGGACATCGTCGGCATCGTGTCGAACCACCCCGACTTCGAGCCGCTCGCCGCACAGCACGGGCTGCCGTTCCGGCACTTCCCGATCACGGCCGAGACCAAGGCGCAGCAGGAAGCGCAATGGCTCGACTTCTTCGAATCGAGCGGCGCCGAGCTCGTGATCCTCGCGCGCTACATGCAGGTGCTGTCGCAGGAGACGAGCGCGAAGCTCGCGAACCGCGCGATCAACATCCATCATTCGTTCCTGCCCGGCTTCAAGGGCGCGAAGCCGTATCACCAGGCACATGCGCGCGGCGTGAAGCTGATCGGCGCGACCGCGCACTTCGTGACCGACGATCTCGACGAAGGCCCGATCATCGAGCAGGTCGTGGAGCGTGTCGATCATGCGCTGCGACCCGAGCAATTGCTCGCGGTGGGACGCGACGTCGAAAGCCTCACGCTCGCGCGTGCGGTGAAGGCGTTCATCGAGCGGCGGGTGTTTTTGAACGGCGATCGGACGGTGGTGTTTTCGTAA
- a CDS encoding APC family permease — MSQAGLRANRTSDVEATISHDSTGHTLHRGLTWKDAFWVTSGVPAGVLFTIGGVCATIGQPAWAIWIAAITMGLIQSATYAEISGLFPHKSGGASVYGAIGWVRYSKLIAPVSVWCNWLAWSPMLALGCGLAASYALTSLFPADAAVLHWQLKVADLGFIKPGLSLRINATFIIATILLLITFKLQHSGASKAARTQRILGIASLTPLLIVGIVPFVTGDVPMSNLLPLLPLGHDAQGNLTAATFGSWNGQGVTMALGAMFMAGWASYGFETAVCYTREFRDPRRDTAKAIFWSGALCLVVMTLVPMAFQGALGTQAMLDPAIGDGTGVAAAMAKIVGGGAWVANAVVVMLMLSILLIVMTSMMGSSRTLYQASVDGWLPKYLSHVNEHGSPTRAMWTDLGFNLVLLMMSDYMTVLSISNVCYMLFVFLNLQSGWIHRMDRGNWDRPFRCPTWLLVGGAICGYANLVYVGAGANLQGEGTLRNGLIAMLLIVPVFLYRHYWQDRGRFPAQMQRDMELEVPKRAPWLSLMPYVALIGAALTIWLSYYFAWVK, encoded by the coding sequence ATGAGTCAAGCAGGACTGCGTGCGAATCGCACCAGTGATGTCGAGGCAACCATCTCACATGATTCGACGGGCCACACGCTGCATCGTGGCCTGACCTGGAAAGACGCTTTTTGGGTAACGAGCGGCGTGCCGGCAGGCGTGCTATTCACGATCGGCGGCGTATGCGCGACGATCGGCCAGCCCGCGTGGGCGATCTGGATCGCCGCGATCACGATGGGCCTGATTCAAAGCGCGACTTATGCGGAAATCTCGGGGCTATTTCCTCATAAATCGGGCGGCGCGTCCGTGTACGGCGCGATCGGCTGGGTTCGCTACAGCAAACTGATTGCCCCGGTTTCCGTTTGGTGCAACTGGCTCGCGTGGTCGCCGATGCTCGCGCTCGGCTGCGGGCTCGCGGCGAGCTATGCGCTCACGAGTCTCTTTCCCGCCGATGCGGCGGTGCTGCACTGGCAGCTCAAGGTTGCGGATCTCGGTTTCATCAAGCCCGGTCTGTCATTGCGGATCAACGCGACATTCATCATCGCGACGATTCTGCTCCTCATCACGTTCAAGCTTCAGCACAGCGGCGCGTCGAAGGCTGCACGCACGCAGCGCATTCTCGGCATTGCATCGCTCACGCCGCTCCTGATCGTCGGCATCGTGCCGTTCGTCACCGGCGACGTGCCGATGTCGAACCTGCTGCCGCTGTTGCCGCTCGGTCACGATGCACAAGGCAACCTCACCGCCGCGACGTTCGGCTCGTGGAACGGGCAGGGCGTGACGATGGCGCTCGGCGCGATGTTCATGGCCGGCTGGGCGTCGTACGGTTTCGAGACGGCCGTCTGCTACACGCGCGAATTCCGCGATCCGCGCCGCGACACCGCCAAGGCGATCTTCTGGTCGGGCGCGTTGTGCTTGGTCGTGATGACGCTCGTGCCGATGGCGTTCCAGGGCGCGCTCGGCACGCAGGCGATGCTCGATCCGGCGATCGGCGACGGCACCGGCGTCGCGGCCGCGATGGCGAAGATCGTCGGCGGCGGCGCGTGGGTCGCGAATGCGGTCGTCGTGATGCTGATGCTGTCGATCCTGCTGATCGTGATGACGTCGATGATGGGCTCGTCGCGCACGCTGTACCAGGCGTCGGTCGACGGCTGGCTGCCGAAGTACCTGTCGCACGTGAACGAGCACGGCTCGCCCACCCGCGCGATGTGGACCGACCTCGGCTTCAACCTCGTGCTGCTGATGATGTCGGACTACATGACGGTGCTGTCTATCTCGAACGTCTGCTACATGTTGTTCGTATTCCTGAATCTTCAGTCCGGCTGGATCCACCGGATGGATCGCGGCAACTGGGATCGGCCGTTCCGCTGCCCGACGTGGCTGCTCGTCGGCGGCGCGATCTGCGGCTATGCGAACCTCGTCTACGTCGGCGCGGGTGCGAACCTGCAAGGCGAAGGCACGCTGCGCAACGGGTTGATCGCGATGCTGCTGATCGTGCCGGTGTTCCTCTATCGCCACTACTGGCAGGATCGCGGCCGCTTTCCCGCGCAGATGCAGCGCGACATGGAACTCGAAGTGCCGAAGCGCGCGCCGTGGCTGAGCTTGATGCCGTATGTGGCGCTGATCGGTGCTGCGCTGACGATCTGGTTGTCGTATTACTTCGCGTGGGTGAAGTGA